The following proteins come from a genomic window of Carassius gibelio isolate Cgi1373 ecotype wild population from Czech Republic chromosome B8, carGib1.2-hapl.c, whole genome shotgun sequence:
- the LOC127964040 gene encoding N-alpha-acetyltransferase 80: MYNGDISCTVVRIEPLHERWDLVEVCAELLNAQWQRSMGARIHSLRQSSHSYPVCLLLLSGERRSQDEKLIGHARLSRVLGSRSLFVESVVVCSTLRGKGYGRVLMEGVERYAKGRGCTRLCLTTHDKQHFYAHLGFVLSKPVQNVGTLASFMPMELLHKFCRSAESEEEGSKSDKLNNPAPSTPSILPPPPPPPSLSGPPPPPPISAPPPPPCPPSSLAPVNQTLEQTPYTDNRGLPIFWMHKDI; the protein is encoded by the exons AT GTACAATGGTGACATCAGCTGCACAGTTGTTCGAATCGAACCTCTTCACGAGCGCTGGGACCTCGTGGAGGTGTGTGCCGAATTACTCAATGCCCAATGGCAGCGCAGCATGGGGGCACGAATCCACTCGCTCCGTCAGTCTAGTCACAGCTATCCGGTGTGTCTCTTGCTGCTGAGTGGAGAGAGGCGGAGTCAGGATGAGAAGCTAATAGGCCACGCCCGCTTGTCCCGTGTTCTGGGAAGCCGTAGTCTGTTTGTGGAATCGGTCGTGGTGTGTAGCACATTACGAGGGAAGGGTTATGGCCGTGTCCTGATGGAGGGGGTTGAACGGTATGCAAAAGGGCGGGGCTGCACCCGATTGTGCCTAACCACCCATGATAAACAACACTTCTACGCCCATCTGGGGTTTGTGCTATCCAAACCTGTCCAAAATGTCGGGACGTTGGCCTCTTTCATGCCCATGGAGTTGCTGCACAAGTTCTGTAGAAGCGCAGAGAGCGAGGAGGAAGGAAGCAAGAGTGACAAGTTAAACAATCCTGCACCATCTACACCTTCCATCTTacctcctccaccacctcctccttcACTCTCCGGtccacctcctcctccccctATTTCtgctcctccacctcctccttgtCCTCCGTCATCTTTGGCTCCAGTTAATCAGACTCTGGAGCAAACACCGTACACCGACAACAGAGGGCTGCCCATCTTCTGGATGCACAAGGACATCTGA
- the hyal3 gene encoding hyaluronidase-3 has protein sequence MLLKSSIPHPILIFSLSIILSPINPVQNMVEGVESDIGRRGFSVIWNIPTARCERRYGVSLPLRQFNIIHNSQQRFQGQNMSIFYQRRLGLYPYINRQGSMVNGGLPQQGSLLAHLSLAEAQISEVLRHKFSGLAVLDWEAWQPIWMWNFGKRIVYRKMSKMLVRWKYEDMSEEEVKSKAKAEFELGARIFMEETLRLGVRMRPEGLWGFYGFPSCHNNNGQGQSGYTGQCHSGTEILNDRLAFLWQHSTALYPSIYLWRKLAGHPHAQLMVRHRVLEALRVASQHSPGTEKLPVFPYARLAFSHTLEFLNKTDLEHTLGESAALGAAGVVLWGELSFAKSKLQCALLRDYISSVLGEYVAALQAGVRTCSKRMCNGQGRCARRDPHSGYMIPLHGTHEDLPLNDMRSKFKCLCYEGWRGEHCEQRLS, from the exons ATGCTTCTGAAATCCTCTATTCCCCATCCAATCCTCATCTTTTCCCTGTCAATCATTTTGTCTCCCATCAACCCTGTTCAGAATATGGTTGAGGGGGTGGAGTCTGATATCGGGAGGCGTGGCTTTTCAGTGATCTGGAATATACCTACAGCTCGATGTGAGCGTCGATATGGAGTCTCCCTGCCGCTGCGTCAGTTCAACATCATTCATAACTCACAGCAGAGATTTCAGGGTCAAAATATGAGCATTTTTTATCAGCGCCGTCTGGGTCTTTACCCCTACATCAACCGTCAAGGCTCTATGGTCAATGGTGGCCTGCCTCAGCAAGGATCCTTGTTGGCTCACCTCTCATTGGCTGAGGCGCAGATCAGTGAAGTGTTGAGACACAAGTTCAGTGGATTAGCCGTGCTAGATTGGGAAGCATGGCAGCCCATATGGATGTGGAACTTCGGGAAAAGAATTGTGTATAGGAAAATGTCCAAAATGCTGGTTAGGTGGAAATATGAAGATATGTCAGAGGAGGAAGTGAAATCCAAAGCGAAGGCAGAGTTTGAATTGGGAGCAAGAATATTTATGGAAGAGACCCTGCGCCTTGGTGTTCGCATGCGCCCAGAGGGATTATGGGGGTTTTATGGGTTTCCCAGTTGCCATAACAATAATGGCCAAGGCCAGAGCGGATACACAGGGCAGTGCCACAGTGGAACAGAGATTCTGAACGACAGACTGGCATTTCTATGGCAACACTCTACTGCCTTGTATCCCAGCATTTATTTGTGGCGTAAACTGGCCGGACACCCACACGCTCAACTCATGGTGAGACACCGTGTACTCGAGGCCCTCCGAGTTGCATCCCAGCATTCACCTGGCACTGAAAAACTTCCTGTATTTCCCTATGCCAGACTGGCGTTCTCACACACACTGGAATTTCTGAACAAG ACGGACTTGGAGCACACACTAGGTGAGAGTGCTGCTTTAGGGGCCGCTGGAGTCGTGTTATGGGGCGAGCTGAGTTTTGCAAAGTCTAAG CTGCAGTGTGCTCTCTTGCGTGATTACATCAGCTCAGTATTAGGAGAGTATGTCGCCGCCCTGCAGGCCGGTGTGAGGACTTGCAGTAAAAGAATGTGTAACGGCCAGGGACGCTGTGCTCGACGGGACCCTCACTCAGGTTACATGATCCCTCTACATGGTACCCATGAAGATCTTCCTCTCAATGACATGAGGTCAAAGTTCAAGTGTCTCTGTTATGAAGGATGGAGAGGAGAACACTGCGAGCAAAGATTGTCCTAA
- the si:dkey-20d21.12 gene encoding uncharacterized protein si:dkey-20d21.12 isoform X4 — MKTQSEVFVRVSERDLTEIELHSVDSINDLHRTHSEQHSKGVQPPRPPPPTSNGNLQMQDRGDVYQTGPVRRPSVSRLNDMCTSTRRHYFLACAAIIAFLITLILIFSFLVQQSSALNTLLEMVKQKKETAEEISKLLQELQKLHINLTEH; from the exons ATGAAAACACAATCTGAGG TGTTTGTTCGTGTCAGCGAGCGTGACCTGACAGAGATTGAGCTCCATTCCGTCGACTCCATCAATGACCTGCACCGCACACACTCTGAACAGCACAGCAAAG GTGTTCAGCCACCCCGTCCACCTCCTCCTACCTCCAATGGGAATCTTCAGATGCAAGATCGAGGAGATGTCTATCAAACAGGTCCAGTGAGAAGGCCCAGTGTGAGCAGACTGAATGACATGTGCACCTCCACTAGGCGGCACTATTTTTTGGCATGTGCAGCCATTATTGCATTCCTCATTACTCTCATTCTTATCTTCAGTTTTTTAG TCCAGCAGAGCAGTGCTCTCAACACACTTTTGGAGATggtgaaacaaaaaaaggaaacagCTGAAGAAATCTCCAAACTCTTACAAGAGCTGCAAAAGCTGCACATCAACCTGACAGAGCACTGA
- the si:dkey-20d21.12 gene encoding uncharacterized protein si:dkey-20d21.12 isoform X2, with protein MKTQSEVEGVIMKSTPSPPPVFVRVSERDLTEIELHSVDSINDLHRTHSEQHSKGVQPPRPPPPTSNGNLQMQDRGDVYQTGPVRRPSVSRLNDMCTSTRRHYFLACAAIIAFLITLILIFSFLVQQSSALNTLLEMVKQKKETAEEISKLLQELQKLHINLTEH; from the exons ATGAAAACACAATCTGAGG tGGAGGGAGTGATCATGAAGTCCACTCCTTCTCCCCCTCCAGTGTTTGTTCGTGTCAGCGAGCGTGACCTGACAGAGATTGAGCTCCATTCCGTCGACTCCATCAATGACCTGCACCGCACACACTCTGAACAGCACAGCAAAG GTGTTCAGCCACCCCGTCCACCTCCTCCTACCTCCAATGGGAATCTTCAGATGCAAGATCGAGGAGATGTCTATCAAACAGGTCCAGTGAGAAGGCCCAGTGTGAGCAGACTGAATGACATGTGCACCTCCACTAGGCGGCACTATTTTTTGGCATGTGCAGCCATTATTGCATTCCTCATTACTCTCATTCTTATCTTCAGTTTTTTAG TCCAGCAGAGCAGTGCTCTCAACACACTTTTGGAGATggtgaaacaaaaaaaggaaacagCTGAAGAAATCTCCAAACTCTTACAAGAGCTGCAAAAGCTGCACATCAACCTGACAGAGCACTGA
- the si:dkey-20d21.12 gene encoding uncharacterized protein si:dkey-20d21.12 isoform X3, with protein sequence MKTQSEVFVRVSERDLTEIELHSVDSINDLHRTHSEQHSKAGVQPPRPPPPTSNGNLQMQDRGDVYQTGPVRRPSVSRLNDMCTSTRRHYFLACAAIIAFLITLILIFSFLVQQSSALNTLLEMVKQKKETAEEISKLLQELQKLHINLTEH encoded by the exons ATGAAAACACAATCTGAGG TGTTTGTTCGTGTCAGCGAGCGTGACCTGACAGAGATTGAGCTCCATTCCGTCGACTCCATCAATGACCTGCACCGCACACACTCTGAACAGCACAGCAAAG CAGGTGTTCAGCCACCCCGTCCACCTCCTCCTACCTCCAATGGGAATCTTCAGATGCAAGATCGAGGAGATGTCTATCAAACAGGTCCAGTGAGAAGGCCCAGTGTGAGCAGACTGAATGACATGTGCACCTCCACTAGGCGGCACTATTTTTTGGCATGTGCAGCCATTATTGCATTCCTCATTACTCTCATTCTTATCTTCAGTTTTTTAG TCCAGCAGAGCAGTGCTCTCAACACACTTTTGGAGATggtgaaacaaaaaaaggaaacagCTGAAGAAATCTCCAAACTCTTACAAGAGCTGCAAAAGCTGCACATCAACCTGACAGAGCACTGA
- the si:dkey-20d21.12 gene encoding uncharacterized protein si:dkey-20d21.12 isoform X1, protein MKTQSEVEGVIMKSTPSPPPVFVRVSERDLTEIELHSVDSINDLHRTHSEQHSKAGVQPPRPPPPTSNGNLQMQDRGDVYQTGPVRRPSVSRLNDMCTSTRRHYFLACAAIIAFLITLILIFSFLVQQSSALNTLLEMVKQKKETAEEISKLLQELQKLHINLTEH, encoded by the exons ATGAAAACACAATCTGAGG tGGAGGGAGTGATCATGAAGTCCACTCCTTCTCCCCCTCCAGTGTTTGTTCGTGTCAGCGAGCGTGACCTGACAGAGATTGAGCTCCATTCCGTCGACTCCATCAATGACCTGCACCGCACACACTCTGAACAGCACAGCAAAG CAGGTGTTCAGCCACCCCGTCCACCTCCTCCTACCTCCAATGGGAATCTTCAGATGCAAGATCGAGGAGATGTCTATCAAACAGGTCCAGTGAGAAGGCCCAGTGTGAGCAGACTGAATGACATGTGCACCTCCACTAGGCGGCACTATTTTTTGGCATGTGCAGCCATTATTGCATTCCTCATTACTCTCATTCTTATCTTCAGTTTTTTAG TCCAGCAGAGCAGTGCTCTCAACACACTTTTGGAGATggtgaaacaaaaaaaggaaacagCTGAAGAAATCTCCAAACTCTTACAAGAGCTGCAAAAGCTGCACATCAACCTGACAGAGCACTGA
- the amt gene encoding aminomethyltransferase, mitochondrial → MFARSFANGLCSRLPRETTRTVGLRATGRQDRQASTEVALKKTPLYDFHRAQGGKMVEFAGWSMPVQYKDSHINSHMHTRQHCSIFDVSHMLQTKVYGRDRVKFIESLIVGDIAELKDNQGTLSLFTNSKGGIMDDLIVTKTDGGYLYVVSNAGCADKDSAHMQARLQEFKAAGHDVDLEFMEESLIALQGPSMAQVLQKGVGDDLRKLTFMTSVLTPMFGIKGCRVTRCGYTGEDGVEISVPSGDVVSLTEKLLADSEVRLAGLGARDSLRLEAGLCLYGNDIDETTTPVEASLVWTIGKRRRQARDFPGADVIVPQIKAKTQRKRVGLISTGPPVRQHTPILSSDGRVIGEVTSGCPSPCLKQNVAMAYVEAGFSKVGTSIQVEVRKKAVPAVVSKMPFVPTKYYMGQ, encoded by the exons ATGTTTGCTCGGTCTTTTGCAAACGGACTCTGTAGCCGACTTCCAAGAGAAACCACGCGGACTGTTGGTCTGAGGGCAACGGGGCGGCAGGATAGGCAAGCTTCCACAGAG GTGGCGCTCAAGAAGACCCCGCTGTATGACTTCCACAGGGCTCAGGGTGGTAAGATGGTGGAGTTTGCAGGATGGAGTATGCCTGTGCAGTACAAAGACAGTCACATtaactcacacatgcacacacgccaGCACTGCTCCATCTTCGACGTCAGTCACATGCTGCAG ACTAAAGTCTATGGCAGAGACAGAGTGAAGTTTATAGAGTCTCTTATTGTTGGAGACATCGCTGAACTAAAAGACAACCAG gGGACGCTCTCCCTCTTCACAAACTCTAAAGGAGGCATCATGGATGATCTGATTGTGACCAAGACAGATGGGGGTTACCTGTATGTTGTCTCCAATGCTGGCTGTGCAGACAAAGACTCTGCTCATATGCAG GCCAGACTGCAGGAGTTTAAAGCAGCAGGTCATGATGTAGATTTAGAGTTCATGGAAGAAAGCCTTATTGCTCTGCAGG GCCCATCAATGGCCCAGGTTCTGCAGAAAGGTGTGGGTGATGACCTCAGGAAGCTGACCTTTATGACCAGTGTTTTGACCCCTATGTTTGGCATCAAGGGCTGCAGGGTTACACGCTGCGGATATACAGGGGAGGATGGAGTTGAG ATCTCAGTACCAAGTGGAGATGTTGTCTCGCTGACTGAAAAGTTGTTAGCTGATAGTGAGGTGAGACTCGCTGGACTTGGTGCCAGAGACAGTCTGAGGCTGGAGGCGGGACTTTGTCTCTATGGCAATGACATCGATGAGACTACCACACCTGTGGAAGCAAGTCTTGTTTGGACCATAG GTAAGCGTCGTCGACAGGCACGAGATTTCCCTGGTGCTGATGTCATTGTTCCACAAATAAAGGCAAAGACACAGAGAAAAAGAGTGGGACTGATCTCCACTGGACCACCTGTCAGACAGCACACACCAATCCTGTCATCCGACGGCAGGGTTATAG GTGAGGTCACCAGTGGGTGCCCCTCCCCCTGCCTCAAACAAAATGTTGCCATGGCCTACGTGGAAGCTGGCTTCAGTAAAGTGGGCACATCAATTCAGGTGGAAGTGAGGAAGAAAGCAGTGCCAGCAGTGGTCAGCAAGATGCCATTCGTGCCCACCAAGTACTACATGGGCCAGTAG
- the ifrd2 gene encoding interferon-related developmental regulator 2 isoform X1, which yields MPRNKKGKRGGNSSSKGSLRQEVLLLQLSKTAVSRAGRNGVRGESGVSDDDLASEVLSHYSSASESASVIEEATGEVVDEQTAQEETEDKLKQCIDNLMDKSAKTRLAALESLRLAFSSRVLYEFLLERRFTISDCLERSLKKGGGEEQAAAATVCALLCVQLGGGVEGEEGFKMLRPILSSILIDSCASLSARQSCARALGMCCYVSASEDAEDLLKSIGHLESVFVGAYPLGDGTLPSVKAGIPALHSAALQSWALLCTLCPASRINTILNHHMPRLHACLESSEVNFRIAVGETIALLYELGRDIDQEFEYEDCDALCDSLKNLATDGNKHRAKNDRRKQRSIFREVLHYIENEDFTEEKIQFGIEAIYIDGWMRHRIYDAFKEVLESGVRHHLQFNPLLRDIFGLGPPLILDASVKASRISRTEKHLFNSAAFKARTKLRNKVRDKRADVM from the exons ATGCCACGGAATAAAAAGGGGAAACGCGGCGGGAACAGCTCCAGTAAGG GCTCACTTCGACAGGAAGTGCTTCTGCTGCAGTTGTCAAAGACAGCCGTGTCACGTGCAG GGAGAAATGGGGTGAGAGGCGAGTCTGGTGTGAGTGATGATGATTTGGCGTCGGAGGTTCTCAGTCACTACAGCAGCGCAAGCGAGAGTGCATCAGTCATAGAGGAAGCCACAG GTGAGGTGGTAGATGAACAAACCGCTCAGGAAGAAACAGAAGACAAACTGAAGCAGTGCATCGACAATCTGATGGACAAAAG tgcTAAGACCCGTTTGGCTGCACTAGAAAGTCTCCGCTTGGCGTTTTCTTCCAGAGTCCTGTATGAGTTTTTGTTAGAGAGACGTTTCACCATCAGTGACTGTCTGGAAAGGAGCTTGAAGAAAG GGGGAGGAGAGGAGCAGGCCGCTGCTGCTACAGTGTGTGCTCTCTTGTGCGTGCAGCTTGGGGGAGGAGTTGAAGGTGAGGAGGGCTTTAAGATGCTCCGCCCCATCCTCAGCtccattttgattgacagctgtgcCAGCCTGTCAGCTCGACAGAGT TGCGCTAGAGCTCTGGGTATGTGCTGTTACGTGTCTGCCTCAGAAGATGCAGAG GATCTGCTCAAATCTATTGGTCATTTGgagagtgtgtttgtgggtgCATATCCCCTGGGTGATGGCACTCTGCCATCTGTCAAAGCCGGGATCCCTGCGCTCCACAGCGCCGCCCTTCAGTCTTGGGCTTTGCTCTGCACCCTTTGTCCTGCATCACGCATCAACACCATTCTGAACCA CCACATGCCACGTCTACACGCGTGTTTAGAAAGCAGTGAGGTGAACTTCAGGATTGCTGTGGGAGAGACCATTGCTCTGCTGTATGAACTGGGACGGGACATCGATCAG GAGTTTGAGTATGAGGACTGCGATGCATTATGTGACAGTCTAAAGAACTTGGCAACTGATGGAAACAAACATCGTGCTAAAAATGACCGCAGGAAACAACGCTCAATCTTCAGGGAGGTGCTGCACTACATAGAG AATGAAGATTTCACAGAGGAGAAGATCCAGTTTGGGATTGAGGCCATCTACATTGATGGCTGGATGCGCCACAGGATTTATGATGCCTTTAAGGAAGTGCTTGAGTCTGGAGTCAGACACCACCTACAG tttaatccTTTGTTGAGGGATATTTTTGGACTTGGACCTCCTCTCATCCTGGATGCGTCTGTCAAAGCCAGCAGGATCTCCCGCACAGAGAAG CATCTGTTTAACTCTGCTGCATTCAAGGCCCGGACTAAATTAAGGAACAAAGTGAGGGACAAACGTGCCGACGTAATGTGA
- the ifrd2 gene encoding interferon-related developmental regulator 2 isoform X2 — translation MPRNKKGKRGGNSSSKGRNGVRGESGVSDDDLASEVLSHYSSASESASVIEEATGEVVDEQTAQEETEDKLKQCIDNLMDKSAKTRLAALESLRLAFSSRVLYEFLLERRFTISDCLERSLKKGGGEEQAAAATVCALLCVQLGGGVEGEEGFKMLRPILSSILIDSCASLSARQSCARALGMCCYVSASEDAEDLLKSIGHLESVFVGAYPLGDGTLPSVKAGIPALHSAALQSWALLCTLCPASRINTILNHHMPRLHACLESSEVNFRIAVGETIALLYELGRDIDQEFEYEDCDALCDSLKNLATDGNKHRAKNDRRKQRSIFREVLHYIENEDFTEEKIQFGIEAIYIDGWMRHRIYDAFKEVLESGVRHHLQFNPLLRDIFGLGPPLILDASVKASRISRTEKHLFNSAAFKARTKLRNKVRDKRADVM, via the exons ATGCCACGGAATAAAAAGGGGAAACGCGGCGGGAACAGCTCCAGTAAGG GGAGAAATGGGGTGAGAGGCGAGTCTGGTGTGAGTGATGATGATTTGGCGTCGGAGGTTCTCAGTCACTACAGCAGCGCAAGCGAGAGTGCATCAGTCATAGAGGAAGCCACAG GTGAGGTGGTAGATGAACAAACCGCTCAGGAAGAAACAGAAGACAAACTGAAGCAGTGCATCGACAATCTGATGGACAAAAG tgcTAAGACCCGTTTGGCTGCACTAGAAAGTCTCCGCTTGGCGTTTTCTTCCAGAGTCCTGTATGAGTTTTTGTTAGAGAGACGTTTCACCATCAGTGACTGTCTGGAAAGGAGCTTGAAGAAAG GGGGAGGAGAGGAGCAGGCCGCTGCTGCTACAGTGTGTGCTCTCTTGTGCGTGCAGCTTGGGGGAGGAGTTGAAGGTGAGGAGGGCTTTAAGATGCTCCGCCCCATCCTCAGCtccattttgattgacagctgtgcCAGCCTGTCAGCTCGACAGAGT TGCGCTAGAGCTCTGGGTATGTGCTGTTACGTGTCTGCCTCAGAAGATGCAGAG GATCTGCTCAAATCTATTGGTCATTTGgagagtgtgtttgtgggtgCATATCCCCTGGGTGATGGCACTCTGCCATCTGTCAAAGCCGGGATCCCTGCGCTCCACAGCGCCGCCCTTCAGTCTTGGGCTTTGCTCTGCACCCTTTGTCCTGCATCACGCATCAACACCATTCTGAACCA CCACATGCCACGTCTACACGCGTGTTTAGAAAGCAGTGAGGTGAACTTCAGGATTGCTGTGGGAGAGACCATTGCTCTGCTGTATGAACTGGGACGGGACATCGATCAG GAGTTTGAGTATGAGGACTGCGATGCATTATGTGACAGTCTAAAGAACTTGGCAACTGATGGAAACAAACATCGTGCTAAAAATGACCGCAGGAAACAACGCTCAATCTTCAGGGAGGTGCTGCACTACATAGAG AATGAAGATTTCACAGAGGAGAAGATCCAGTTTGGGATTGAGGCCATCTACATTGATGGCTGGATGCGCCACAGGATTTATGATGCCTTTAAGGAAGTGCTTGAGTCTGGAGTCAGACACCACCTACAG tttaatccTTTGTTGAGGGATATTTTTGGACTTGGACCTCCTCTCATCCTGGATGCGTCTGTCAAAGCCAGCAGGATCTCCCGCACAGAGAAG CATCTGTTTAACTCTGCTGCATTCAAGGCCCGGACTAAATTAAGGAACAAAGTGAGGGACAAACGTGCCGACGTAATGTGA